The DNA sequence GATCATTTTGACAAAAAGACGATTCTCACCGGACGAGAGGACTTTCTTTGGGAGGAGTTTTACGTTCTTGGTCCGGGTGATCCTGCAGAGTATAAGAAACTGAAGAAAACGCGCCCATCATATACTGACGAATATGAATTGATCGATATAGTGAAAGGCCGGGTGGAGAGAAACGATTTGGTCGCCTTGGTGAAACGTCTGTCGGATAAGAAAATTTTTGAGATTGAGCTATACTGGTTGACAACGAAAGAGAAGAAAACGAAAGACTTTCAACTGCTCGATGATTATGCCACGTGGCAGGTGAACTGGTAATATTATAGGAGAAAATCCATGACCAGAATGATTTTTGCATACCTTAAAATCTTGAGTATCCTGCTTTTCCTCGGTTTACCGAGTTTATCTTTTGCCGAAAACACGGTGCTGGTATTTATCGTGGACGGCCTTCAGGGCGATGCAGCGAAGGTCGCGGCAGCCAATGGCGCACAGAATTTGAAATTCCTCATGGACAACGGGGTTTGGGTCGAAGAAACCTATTGTACAAGCCCGGCGCCGCGCATGGCTCTGCCCGATGGCTCCCTGCCCTGGGGAACAACTACTTCTTCGAATGTCTCGATGCATACGGGAACGCATGTTTTTGAATCACGGCAGATGGATGATATTTTCCTTTCCGCACGGCAGGCGAAAATCAAATCCGTATTTGCCGGCGGCGCGGGTAATTATAAAGAATTCACCACGCCCGATTTTACCAATTTCGGCAACCTGTCCGATTCGGTTGTCGTGCAGCATGGCATCGATCATTTTAAAAAGGACGGCGTCCGGCTCATAAGGCTGCATCTCCAGCAGATCAGGGATAGCTGGACAGGGCCTGAGGATAAAATCAAGCCGGATTCACGGTATCAGCAGGCTATTCAGAAAGTTGATGTTCTTTTGGGGAAACTGATCCAGACGTTTAAAAGCGCCGGTGTCTGGGACAGCACCTATGTGATTCTCGGGGCGGACCACGGCATGGGTGTTACAAATAGAAGCGAGCATCCGCCATCGGTGCGTTCTTCATGGTCTCCGGTCATGAATTTTTACGGGCCGGGGATAAAAAAGGGGAGCAGTATTCCCTATGCCGAAACGCCGGATATGGCTATAATGATCAATCACTTTTTACACCTGAAACCGTTGCAGGGTCACACGGATCCCAAAGTGACCATCGAACCGAAAGGTACGACCGGAACGTTCTTAAGCAATATATTTGAAGGGAATCCGAGAGAGATCAAACATCCGAAATTCATCCACAGATATTTGGAAAGCAA is a window from the Candidatus Latescibacter sp. genome containing:
- a CDS encoding alkaline phosphatase family protein codes for the protein MTRMIFAYLKILSILLFLGLPSLSFAENTVLVFIVDGLQGDAAKVAAANGAQNLKFLMDNGVWVEETYCTSPAPRMALPDGSLPWGTTTSSNVSMHTGTHVFESRQMDDIFLSARQAKIKSVFAGGAGNYKEFTTPDFTNFGNLSDSVVVQHGIDHFKKDGVRLIRLHLQQIRDSWTGPEDKIKPDSRYQQAIQKVDVLLGKLIQTFKSAGVWDSTYVILGADHGMGVTNRSEHPPSVRSSWSPVMNFYGPGIKKGSSIPYAETPDMAIMINHFLHLKPLQGHTDPKVTIEPKGTTGTFLSNIFEGNPREIKHPKFIHRYLESKNWKPSDDFGEYRLAMLSYMKELVVKQR